The following coding sequences are from one Paenibacillus tundrae window:
- the rsgA gene encoding ribosome small subunit-dependent GTPase A, with protein sequence MNKLLEEYGWSTHWQEHWITLDMNHAERKPARIIADHGHLLRIMTADGEGWGRATGRLRREHEETGTGLTVGDWVEVSGQAGDEAMIHSMLPRRSRVSRQAAGNVTKEQLIAANVDTLLIVAALNYDFNLRRLERYMIMAWNGGVRPVIVLSKSDLCSNIEEQMALVEGIAPGVEVIALSAVQDQGKEQLERYLQPGMTVALTGSSGSGKSTLVNWLLGENVQLTQSVREADSRGRHTTTHREMFVLPQGAVLIDTPGMRELNLWEEGDQGLAIAFGEIEQLATSCKFHNCNHTRESGCAVKEAIQNGTLEGKRLDNYLKMQKELQFQQRKELQASKRRTATSKPVNTRKPKHVRGIREWDEA encoded by the coding sequence TTGAATAAACTTTTGGAAGAGTATGGATGGTCTACGCATTGGCAAGAGCACTGGATAACGTTAGACATGAATCATGCCGAGAGGAAACCAGCTAGAATCATTGCAGATCATGGACATTTACTACGAATAATGACTGCCGATGGTGAGGGTTGGGGAAGAGCAACAGGCCGATTACGCCGCGAGCATGAGGAGACTGGTACAGGTCTTACGGTAGGGGATTGGGTTGAGGTTTCGGGACAAGCGGGTGACGAGGCAATGATTCACAGTATGTTGCCAAGACGAAGCAGAGTATCTAGACAGGCTGCAGGAAACGTAACAAAAGAACAACTGATTGCGGCTAATGTGGATACATTGCTAATTGTCGCCGCGCTTAACTATGATTTTAATCTCCGACGGCTGGAACGGTATATGATTATGGCATGGAATGGAGGCGTTAGACCTGTTATCGTGCTGAGTAAAAGCGATCTTTGCTCCAATATAGAAGAACAGATGGCACTCGTGGAAGGCATTGCCCCAGGTGTTGAAGTCATTGCATTGTCGGCAGTGCAGGATCAGGGAAAAGAACAGCTTGAACGTTATCTACAACCTGGGATGACGGTTGCCTTGACAGGTTCTTCAGGAAGCGGTAAGTCGACCTTGGTCAATTGGTTACTCGGCGAGAATGTACAGCTTACTCAATCTGTCAGGGAGGCAGACAGTCGAGGCAGACATACAACGACACATCGTGAGATGTTTGTATTACCTCAAGGGGCGGTATTGATTGACACCCCAGGAATGCGGGAGCTTAACTTGTGGGAGGAAGGTGATCAGGGGTTAGCAATAGCATTTGGTGAAATTGAGCAGTTGGCTACTTCGTGTAAGTTTCATAACTGCAATCACACTCGTGAGTCTGGCTGCGCTGTAAAAGAGGCGATACAGAACGGCACGTTAGAGGGGAAAAGACTTGATAATTATTTGAAAATGCAGAAGGAATTGCAATTTCAGCAGCGTAAG